GCCAAAGGAAGCAGCTGATCGTATAGTCCCAGGACATTGGGAAGGTGATTTAATTATAGGCGGGAGTCATGCTTCAGCTATTGGGACGCTTGTTGAAAGAACAACCCGAATGACATTTTTAGTTAAGCTGGAGAATAGGTATGCGAGGAATGTCAGAAAAGCTTTTGCTAAGGAATTTCAATATTTGCCAAAAGGGTTGAGAAAAACATTAACATATGATCGGGGCTCTGAAATGGCGGAACATAAGATTTTCACAAAAGAAACAGATATAGCAGTTTATTTTGCACATCCCAGTTCACCGTGGGAGCGAGGAACAAATGAAAACACGAATGGTCTATTAAGGCAATATTTTCCTAAAGGAACTGATTTTATGAAAATATCAAAGGTTCAGCTTAAAGAAGTGCAAGACGAGCTTAATGACCGTCCTCGAAAGACATTAGAATGGTATACACCACATGAAAGATTTTCAGAGTTGTTGCGTTAGAAACTTGAATCTACCTAACGTTTTTTGTTTCAAAACACAAATATAGAATTTCACCCATAGTCCCCATTATGCCCATTATCTGCATAAAAATAGTACACGTTTTAGTTACACGGTAAAATCTTCTCTACGGTAACAATGCTTCTAAATTTTTTAAACCAATCGTTATAAATAACATAACAATATGCTTTAGGGTCTTTTGCGCTTTCATACTTAAGCCCATTGATTTTTTTTCCATAAAACAACTGAAATACTGGGTGTCTTTCTTCGGTCATATATGGCTTAGAGATTCTTTTTTCTCTACAAATTGAATCCATATCTACTATTTCAATGTCCTCTTTTAATGTTATTTTATAGCAATCTTTACTCTCGAAATCAACAACCTCCTCAGGTATAACACTTTGAACTGACACGAAACAAGTTGCACCAGTACCTGCTACTGTCTCCCTACCCATGCTCATAGCTGTCTGATATTTTTCAAAAGAATAATCTGGTCTCTGGGAGACAAAACGATTTTCTGCACCAGTAGAACTCAAAGGATCGGCACCTTTATTAATCGATCTATACCATGTAGCCCCTAAGGGCACAGTTATCATGTGTACCGAAAAATCAATTTCATCAAAATCTCTCAATAAATCATCTAAATTGTTCAACCACATACTACGCCTGATTTTTCTAACTATTTTTTGAATATTTGATTTTACCATTCT
The genomic region above belongs to Candidatus Kaelpia aquatica and contains:
- a CDS encoding IS30 family transposase — its product is PKEAADRIVPGHWEGDLIIGGSHASAIGTLVERTTRMTFLVKLENRYARNVRKAFAKEFQYLPKGLRKTLTYDRGSEMAEHKIFTKETDIAVYFAHPSSPWERGTNENTNGLLRQYFPKGTDFMKISKVQLKEVQDELNDRPRKTLEWYTPHERFSELLR